GACGTCGGGCTCGATGTACCTGCCGAGCACTGGGTTGGTTAGGGACCCGGGAATGAGCCTCTCCTCGAAGTACATGGCGCCAATGGCCTTGGACATTATTCGAACGGGCTTTTGCCCGTACTGTCTGGCGGATACCACCAATATACGGTCGGGCTTGAACCTCGAAAGGAACTTTGCCGCGGCTCTGATGCGGACGTCGGTTTGTTTGACGTCCATTACATACAGGCCATCGGTCCTGACCTTGAAGATGAAATCCTTCATGTCAGCACTCTTTTGCTGGGTGCCAATGTGGACACCGGAGGTCAGATAAACGTCCTCCGGTACGAGAAGCTCGGTCTTGGACTCGTCGCTCATTTTAATAACCTCATGTGTCGCGCTTTACAGTTATTGGGATAATTCCCCTATCGAACTCCAACTGAGAAATGATAATTGGGTCGATCATCCCTTCGGGGATCTCTAGAAGCACAGGCGCGCCTAATGAAATCTGCAGTGACCTGGCACCGATGATGCGCGCCTTCTCAAATCTAGTATACTTCATGAATTCACCATAGGGGGAAGTGTCCCCATATTAGCGAGGGGCTTATAAATTTTTTCACGACCTGTTTGAGACACGCCAGACACGTTTTTCACCGCTTTTGTTGGAGTTACCTGACCGTCCCTGCTCTCACGGAATCCTTCCCCCTTTATATACATTGCCCTAGCGGTATCTTTTAGCGGTGTGGGGTACCAGACCACCTTCCTTAAGGATGGTGAGAAGGAAATCAGGTAATGGTTCGAACTTTGCCGTCATGCCGTTACCCTCGTTGGCGATTATTCCCTTCTCCAAATTGATCAACGCGACATCCCCCTTCTGAAACATCGATAGGACGTCGCATTCAATGACCGGTAGCCCGACGTTTATGGCGTTACGATAGAATATGCGGGCGAAACTGGGTGCTATTATCGCCCCAACTCCGGCGTACTTGAGCGCCAGTGGGGCTTGCTCACGGCTGGACCCACAACCGAAATTTCTTCCGGCCACGATTATGTCGCCGTAAGCGACATTCTTGGCGAACGTGACGTCTAAATCCTCCATCGCGTGCTTGGCCAGGTTCTTGGGGTCATAGTCATCCAGATACCTGCCTGGAATGATCACGTCGGTGTTGACATGATCTCCATATTTCCAAACATTCCCCCTCATTTCCACACCTCCCGCGGGTCGGCAATGGCTCCCTCGATAGCGCTAGCGGCCACCGTGGCCGGTGAGGCCAGATAGACCTCAGAGTCAGGAGAACCCATCCTACCCCTGAAATTGCGGTTGGTGGTGGCGATACACCTTTCTCCCGCAGCCAATAGACCTTGATGCGCGCCCAGACACGGACCGCATCCAGGGTTGGTGACGATCGCGCCTGAACGCACCAGTGAAGACAGTATTCCACTGTCCGCCGCCCATAGGTACACTTCCTTAGAAGCAGGAACCACGATCAGCCTTACGCTATCGGCGACCTTGCGGCCGTGCAACACCCTTTCAGCCGCCAACAGGTCCTCGGCCCTGCCATTTGTGCATGAACCGATGACCGCCTGGTCAATCGGGATGCCGGTCATCTCCTCTACCGGTTTTACGTTGTCGACAGAATGAGGATATGCCACCTGGGGCGATAGCCCCTGTAGGTCGAAATCGATCTCCTTTTCCACCTCTGCGTCGGCATCTGAGACCACTGATTGCCATGGTGTGTCCGTCCTTCCTTTCAGGTAATCCTGGGTCTTGTCGTCTGGGAATGTGACGCCGGCCTTGGCCCCCATCTCCATGCTCATATTGCACATGGTCATGCGACCGGATACGGACATATCGTCGACGACCGGACCGACGAACTCGGTACAACGGTAATCGCAACCGTCCGCTCCCATGCTTCCGATAAGGTGAAGAATGACGTCCTTGGCCGAAACCGGCCCCTCCAGTTTCCCGTTCAAGTGGAACCTCAGGGTCTGGGGGACCTTCATCCACAGCTCCCCTGTGGCCCAGACCGCGGCCATCTCCGTAGCGCCGATACCTGTGGAGAAGGCTCCGAACGCGCCATAGGTGGTGGTGTGAGAATCGGTGCCAACTATCAGCATTCCCGGGAGTACGTGCCCTTTCTCCGGGAGTACCTGGTGGCAAATTCCCTCCCGCAGGTCATAGAAGTTGGGCAGACCGTCCTGCCTGACGAAGTTCCGGACCGACTGGTGGCCTTCGGCGGCCTTGGTGGTGTTGGCTGGAATGCGGTGATCGAAAAGAAGAACGATCTTTTCCGGGTCCCAGACCTCTTTAGCCCCGATCTCTTTGAAGGACCTCAATACGAGAGCGGCGTTCTCGTGGGACATTGCCAGATCGATTTTGGCCGATACTATATCGCCAGGGAATGCCTCCTTTCCGCTGGCCCGGGTTAGAACCTTCTGGGCGAAGGTCATGGCTGCCATGATGTCTCCAACTGTATCGCCGAATATAGTCGTTTCTAACATCTTTGAAAATAATTACAAATACTGGGAAATTAGTGGAAATCATATGGGGAAGAGCAGTAGGTGGTTCGTTTCCCGCTTGCTTGTCAGTGCCATCTGCCTAGCTCTTGCCATAGTTCTGTTCTTAATAGGTAATGGTTATCTTAACCAAAACTTGCTGGGCATCATGGCTGTCTTCTACTGGACATTGGGGGTGGTATTCCTGTTCTTTGCCATCATAGTGTGGTTCTACCGCAGGCCTAGTGGTTCCAGTACCTTTACTCATGAACGTCGTGGGTCCCCGAAGACCGAACACGAACTGAACCGGGATTCCGAAATTCAACGGCAACGGGAATTGGACGTCGTTCGGATCGATTCGCACATGGTGGATAGAAAATGGTAATGTCGCCCGGATGCCTGGGAGGCCCGTGTGTTCATCGGCGCTCAACTATCATGTTACCTCGATATCTTGGGGAGGGTCTTAGACATGAAAAGATGGGTGAGTTGGCTATGGTGGAGATTGGCGGCATCATTGATCTTGTTCCCACTTTCCTACGCTTTATTCATATTAGGATTTGATTATTTATTCTTTGGACCCTGGCTGGCTAGCGCTATTTGCTTCTTAGCTGGGATCGTTGTCTGGTTCTATCGTAGTCCTGATCTATACTATCCTGAAAAGGAAGGTCGGATTATGCCCATGACCGAGCATGAAGCCCGATAGGATTGGGAGAGATCAAAGCAAGACGAGCTCAACAGGATAAGGTTATCCGGATACTGGGTAGACTGACGGTAGTACGGCAGATTTAGAGGGCCAAAAGATTGATCCTTTAGAAAAGAGAGGGGATAGTCATAAATCCGCTCCGGGTGTTCTTTTCTTGACTGGAATGAAGATCACTGTCTACGGTGGGGCGGGTGTTATCGGTGGCAACAAGATCCACGTGAGCTTCGGGGACCAAGGGCTGTTCTTTGATTTCGGCGAACCTTTTGATGTGAGTAAGAAATATTGCACGGAGTTCATCAAGCCCCGCGGGGCTCGGGGGCTTAGGGACTACCTCCGAATGGGGATGCTACCTGCGCTGGACTGCTATAGACCCGACCTGTACCCTGGCGATCTATCCTCTTCGGACATGATCCCGGTGCGGACGGATGCGCTCTTTCTATCTCACGCCCATTTTGATCATTACGGACATGTGGGCTTCCTTCGCCAGAACATTCCGATCGTGGCCAGCCCCATGACCTATGCCATCCTTCGAGCCTACAGCGAGACGGGGAGGGCGAACGCCCCGACCGAGCTCTTTGACCACGTGGTGAGAACGGAGAAGGAGGGGGAGCCAAGGGTCCTCATCTCCCCCCGTGGAAAGGTAAAGGAGGTAAAGGGCCGGTGCTGGGTGCTGACCGGGGATGTCATTGAGGACGACCCTGCTTGGAAGAAGGGGTCGGTGTGCGATATCATCAGAGGTGACGGGAAGATAAATGACATCGAGTACCAGGCCTTCCCGGTAGACCACTCGGTCTACGGCGCCACCGCTTACGCCGTTCGCCATGGGAACGAGGATTGGGTGGTCTACTCCGGAGACCTGAGAATGCATGGCGCGAGAGGGGAGATGAGCGCTGCGTTCGCCGATGCCGCGGGGGAACTGAGCCCGAAGGCCCTGATCATAGAAGGTACCCGTATCGGCCGGGTCTCGGAGGAAAAGGAGATCACTGAGGCAGTGGTGAGGGAGAACTGCCGGGCGGCGGTCGAGGAGGGAAAGGGGCTGACCATAGCCGACTTCTCGGCCAATAACTTCGAGCGCCTGGACACGTTCATAGGAATCGCCAAGGATGCTGGAAAGCGCATGGTGGTCACCCACAGGGACGTGGCCTTCCTGAAGAGCATCGCCAAGGTGGATGGCAACGTGCGCAAGGACGATCTTTGGGTGTACCGATCGCTAAGCTCAGAGGACATCGAGGCTGTGAACGGTCTAAAGGACAAGGGCTGGCAGGTGGCCGACCCGGACGATATTGCCAAAGACCCTGAGGAATACATGCTTTGCTTTTCATTCTGGGACATGACCAAGCTGCTGGACCTGGATTGGAACGGAGGAACATACATCTACTCCAACAGCGAGGCCTACGATCTCAAGCAGGTGGACAATCTGCAGAAGCTAATGAACTGGATAGACCTATTTGGTTTCAAATGCCGGGGATTGGACATGGTCGATGGACAATTAGAGTTCGAGAGGGGCTTTCACTCCTCGGGACATCTTTCCCTGCCCCACCTTTGGCAGATCATAGATACGATATCTCCGGAGGTGGTCATACCGGTCCATTGTTCCGACCCGGAGGCCTTCGCCAGATCATGCCCCGTGGAGACGATCGTACCGGTCAAGGGCCAGCCTATATCTCTGGGCCGTCGTTGATCGATCGGACGAATCGGTCCACATCGAACTTTCTTCGAGCGCCGTTCAAATTCATATATCGGATCTTCCCGAAGATCGGTCGCTCGGCCCAAGCCCTGTCGTGCACCCCTCCGATGCTCCAAGCCGCGCCAGTATAACCGTTCGGGTCGCGCCCGTCCATCTCATATCTATCGTTCAGGGATATGACGATGCGTAAGGCCTCTTCGGGCGTCTCCGTCCATTCCAAGATCTTCTTGGCCCAGTACATACGTAGCCATCCGTGCATCTTTCCCTGTTCGACCATCTGCTTCTGGGCCGCGTTCCAAAGTTGGTCGTGGGTTCTGGAATGCCCTAGTTCTGCCTCGTCGTACAAATATTCGCGGCGATCGCCCATGTGCTCCCTCAGAGTTGCCCTGGCCCAAGCTGGAAATCCATCGATCGAATCGTATCTGAGATTGTAATGACAAAAATTGTCTGAGAGCTCTCGACGGACTATGAGCTCTTCCAGAAAAGCCTCTCTATCACCTTGGGGAGCGGATGATCCCCTGACCGCCAAAGCCACCGCTTGAGCTGATATCATGCCAAAGTGCAGGTAAGGGGATAACCCAGATTGAGCGTCTAAGTTAGGATCGTTACGACCGAAGCTATAACCTTCAAGGCGCTTGGTGATAAAATCGTTCAGGACCATGCGCGCCTCGGATTCGCCACCACGCCAATGCTTTTCCTGATACCGTCCAAGTTGGTCGAACGCTCCTTCGATGTTCACCTCCGGCACATCACCTGGCCAGGAAGGAAATTTTAGGGGGAATGGAGGGAGATGATCGATGTATTCGGAAATATGGGCGGATATCTTTGGACGAAAGGTGGATGCAGCATAATCCTGTTTTGGAGATGCCCTCCAGCATGGTACAATGTTGTGCGCGTCCACCTCTTCGAACCCGCACTCGCTCCTTTCCATCGATGTTTTTCTCCATGCCCTCTTCTCCCTCAGAGGATCGAAATCGGTTACGGTCAGAGATATCTCCCATTCCTCCAGGAAACGGGGGAGGGCGTTCTCCGGTTCTCCCTGTAGCAGGAATAACGGCAACCCTACCCTTTTGGCATTGATTGCCAATTCCCTCAACCCCTGCAGCATGAAACGATAATGCCTCGGACCGGCCAATGAGAAATGAGGAGCGAGACAGAACACAATTCCTAATGGGCGCCCTTCCTGGTGGGCCCTGGCCCATGCATGGAACAGCGCCCAATTGTCCTGCAGTCGCTGGTCCCGGCTCATCCAATAAACAACTGGGCCAGCACCCGAGGAATTACGTGCTGATCGCCATCGGCCCTCGTAACCAGGAACTGTCGCCTGCATGCGGTATAGAATTCTCCCCCGCGACCTTAATGCCTCCTCAGACCGTTCCATTCTGCCAACCTTTTGAGTTGACGGTATGGGCGGTCCAAGATCAGAGCCAATAGGACCAAGGGCAGAGGGACGATGATCGGAAAAGGCGAATTCCATGCGAGCGCCAAGGATAATCC
Above is a genomic segment from Methanomassiliicoccales archaeon containing:
- a CDS encoding 3-isopropylmalate dehydratase large subunit → MAAMTFAQKVLTRASGKEAFPGDIVSAKIDLAMSHENAALVLRSFKEIGAKEVWDPEKIVLLFDHRIPANTTKAAEGHQSVRNFVRQDGLPNFYDLREGICHQVLPEKGHVLPGMLIVGTDSHTTTYGAFGAFSTGIGATEMAAVWATGELWMKVPQTLRFHLNGKLEGPVSAKDVILHLIGSMGADGCDYRCTEFVGPVVDDMSVSGRMTMCNMSMEMGAKAGVTFPDDKTQDYLKGRTDTPWQSVVSDADAEVEKEIDFDLQGLSPQVAYPHSVDNVKPVEEMTGIPIDQAVIGSCTNGRAEDLLAAERVLHGRKVADSVRLIVVPASKEVYLWAADSGILSSLVRSGAIVTNPGCGPCLGAHQGLLAAGERCIATTNRNFRGRMGSPDSEVYLASPATVAASAIEGAIADPREVWK
- the rpsB gene encoding 30S ribosomal protein S2 gives rise to the protein MSDESKTELLVPEDVYLTSGVHIGTQQKSADMKDFIFKVRTDGLYVMDVKQTDVRIRAAAKFLSRFKPDRILVVSARQYGQKPVRIMSKAIGAMYFEERLIPGSLTNPVLGRYIEPDVILVTDPAADQQAVAEALNVGIPIVALCDANNETRNVDLVIPTNNKGRRSLACVYWLLTREILKERGQMVRDEDFKLGIDDFEASL
- a CDS encoding 3-isopropylmalate dehydratase small subunit, whose protein sequence is MRGNVWKYGDHVNTDVIIPGRYLDDYDPKNLAKHAMEDLDVTFAKNVAYGDIIVAGRNFGCGSSREQAPLALKYAGVGAIIAPSFARIFYRNAINVGLPVIECDVLSMFQKGDVALINLEKGIIANEGNGMTAKFEPLPDFLLTILKEGGLVPHTAKRYR
- the phrB gene encoding deoxyribodipyrimidine photo-lyase, which gives rise to MERSEEALRSRGRILYRMQATVPGYEGRWRSARNSSGAGPVVYWMSRDQRLQDNWALFHAWARAHQEGRPLGIVFCLAPHFSLAGPRHYRFMLQGLRELAINAKRVGLPLFLLQGEPENALPRFLEEWEISLTVTDFDPLREKRAWRKTSMERSECGFEEVDAHNIVPCWRASPKQDYAASTFRPKISAHISEYIDHLPPFPLKFPSWPGDVPEVNIEGAFDQLGRYQEKHWRGGESEARMVLNDFITKRLEGYSFGRNDPNLDAQSGLSPYLHFGMISAQAVALAVRGSSAPQGDREAFLEELIVRRELSDNFCHYNLRYDSIDGFPAWARATLREHMGDRREYLYDEAELGHSRTHDQLWNAAQKQMVEQGKMHGWLRMYWAKKILEWTETPEEALRIVISLNDRYEMDGRDPNGYTGAAWSIGGVHDRAWAERPIFGKIRYMNLNGARRKFDVDRFVRSINDGPEI
- a CDS encoding DNA-directed RNA polymerase subunit K, with product MKYTRFEKARIIGARSLQISLGAPVLLEIPEGMIDPIIISQLEFDRGIIPITVKRDT